The Burkholderia pyrrocinia genome includes a window with the following:
- a CDS encoding alginate export family protein produces the protein MARRSMGRAWRRVLPAAVLAGGVATYAGTAAGAEEAAAPASTTTAGTSCTAKRPTVLFNRWQEDWSVLANPCVPRQPLDSLKYIPLGGDPSTYLSLGANLRERFELNNAPLFGLGAAHDDNYVIQRATVHADLRYAGHFQAFVQFVDARPFGKDTVGSVDKDQLDIEQAFVAYVDQVGGGTFKTRIGRQEMAFDLQRFVSVRDGPNVRQAFDALWADYEIGKWRLIGYVTRPVQYRNDAVFDDVSNRHLRFDGVRIERNGTGPGDLSGYWSRYTRDNARYLAGAGNERRDVFDMRYAGKSGRLDWDVEAMLQTGHIGQDTIGAWAFGALGGYTFTKTPGTPRIGIQVDGASGDRHPGDGRMGTFNPLFPNGYYFTLAGYTGYSNLIHVKPSLTFKPAGNVTVLTAVGFQWRETTADAIYGQGMQAVPGTAGKGGSWTGMYAQARVDWLVNANVALAVEAVHFQVADSIRALGARNADYVGVEAKFGW, from the coding sequence ATGGCTCGCCGGTCGATGGGGCGGGCATGGCGGCGCGTGCTGCCGGCCGCCGTGCTGGCGGGCGGCGTCGCGACGTACGCCGGGACGGCGGCCGGTGCCGAGGAAGCCGCGGCACCGGCTTCGACCACGACCGCCGGCACGTCGTGCACGGCCAAGCGGCCGACCGTGTTGTTCAACCGCTGGCAGGAAGACTGGTCGGTGCTTGCGAATCCGTGCGTGCCGCGCCAGCCGCTCGATTCGCTGAAGTACATCCCGCTGGGCGGCGACCCGTCGACCTACCTGTCGCTCGGCGCGAACCTGCGCGAGCGCTTCGAGCTGAACAACGCGCCGCTGTTCGGGCTCGGCGCCGCGCATGACGACAATTACGTGATCCAGCGCGCGACGGTGCATGCGGATCTGCGTTATGCCGGGCATTTTCAGGCGTTCGTCCAGTTCGTCGATGCGCGGCCGTTCGGCAAGGATACGGTCGGGTCCGTCGACAAGGATCAGCTCGATATCGAGCAGGCATTCGTCGCGTATGTCGACCAGGTGGGCGGCGGCACGTTCAAGACCCGTATCGGCCGGCAGGAGATGGCCTTCGACTTGCAGCGGTTCGTGTCGGTGCGGGACGGGCCGAACGTGCGTCAGGCGTTCGACGCGCTGTGGGCGGATTACGAAATCGGCAAATGGCGGCTGATCGGCTATGTGACGCGCCCGGTGCAGTACCGCAACGACGCGGTGTTCGACGACGTGTCGAACCGGCACCTGCGATTCGACGGCGTGCGTATCGAGCGCAACGGCACGGGCCCCGGCGACCTGTCGGGCTACTGGTCGCGCTATACGCGCGACAACGCGCGCTATCTGGCCGGGGCCGGGAACGAGCGGCGCGACGTATTCGACATGCGCTACGCGGGCAAATCCGGCCGGCTCGACTGGGACGTCGAGGCGATGCTGCAGACGGGGCACATCGGGCAGGACACGATCGGTGCGTGGGCGTTCGGCGCGCTGGGCGGCTACACATTCACGAAGACGCCGGGCACGCCGCGCATCGGCATCCAGGTCGACGGCGCGTCGGGCGACAGGCACCCCGGCGACGGGCGCATGGGCACCTTCAACCCGCTGTTCCCGAACGGCTATTACTTCACGCTCGCCGGCTACACCGGCTACAGCAACCTGATTCACGTGAAGCCGTCGCTGACGTTCAAGCCCGCCGGCAACGTGACGGTGCTGACCGCGGTCGGTTTCCAGTGGCGCGAGACGACGGCCGACGCGATCTACGGGCAAGGGATGCAGGCGGTGCCTGGCACGGCCGGCAAGGGCGGTTCGTGGACGGGCATGTATGCGCAGGCCCGGGTGGACTGGCTCGTCAATGCGAACGTGGCGCTGGCCGTCGAGGCCGTGCACTTCCAGGTCGCCGACTCGATTCGCGCGCTCGGTGCGCGCAATGCCGACTATGTCGGCGTGGAAGCGAAGTTCGGCTGGTAA
- a CDS encoding ATP-binding protein produces the protein MIQIGNLSVDFEQRDIRHHGASLRIGARALDILEVLHRANGSVVSKDDIMDAVWPGLIVEENRLQVHVATLRKALGANRDLIKTVPGRGYVLIANPAGAHAVASRASALPPGAVAAARPVSLVGRQAEIEQIVDMIERAPVVTLVGAGGIGKTSLADRVAHELRSRSGERVLFVALASAATRDDVLLAIAAELGLETDGLPSVDRIADAFAASPGLIVLDNAEHVVDLVADLVDTLTSRAASLRVLVTSREPLHISVEAVFRVSPLAVPDGSASVDEIVRHSAVELFLARIRAATPDCAVDTAGIRLIGDICRRLDGLPLAIELAAARVATLGLEVVAARLDDRLNLLTGGLRSALPRHQTLRATFDWSYVLLDAAARSLFRRMACFIGPFTFDAAREVAMDPGMSAAEMIAVLGELVAKSLVTVEFDGALARYRLTESTRAYALEKLHNEGEFDAIAERHARYEREQGEARMQTQAQAADLAGLRLAAGAPAPREPAAAEPQALEADALALALREPARMRDCSIPAKRALDAMEAGGAAVVDAAREMRLRAAYASALLHTDGDTHTAAAMWDRTLALAGRIGDEAFDACALVGLWNTMLTRSDIHESLRYATRFERAAERRGDRSQRLLGNAMVATSLHYFGEHAQARERLEAATAELAEAGEPSCAEAALGIDVATLGRTMLTRLVWMQGDPEYAMRLAAQAVECARRAGSGLALCVVLGAAAVPIALRYGDHDVISDYLGTLRSTAEANGFDIWLSHAECLAGQFDMQTGHPGAGLARLEPALRRIETSEFRRVLAPLTVAYAEGLTRTGRAAEACTKLDATLARCRAHGEHLFVPELLRARGLAMLEQARTADADLAIACEADGHRHLLMGIHTANGQGAAMWALRGTLDLADHLIERGRTGQASSLVANLSGHFDLHSRAFDVRRLARVQNFVRPETTPSTGRTRMRHEAADAMQPVA, from the coding sequence ATGATCCAGATCGGGAATTTGTCGGTGGATTTCGAGCAGCGCGACATTCGCCATCACGGCGCGTCGCTGCGTATCGGCGCACGCGCGCTCGACATCCTTGAAGTACTGCATCGCGCCAACGGGTCCGTCGTGTCGAAGGACGACATCATGGATGCGGTCTGGCCGGGCCTGATCGTCGAGGAGAACCGGCTGCAGGTCCACGTGGCGACGTTGCGCAAGGCGCTGGGCGCGAACCGCGACCTGATCAAGACGGTGCCGGGCCGCGGCTACGTGCTGATCGCGAATCCTGCCGGCGCGCACGCGGTGGCGTCGCGCGCGAGCGCGTTGCCGCCCGGCGCCGTCGCGGCGGCCCGTCCGGTTTCGCTGGTCGGACGTCAGGCCGAAATCGAGCAGATCGTCGACATGATCGAACGCGCGCCGGTCGTCACGCTCGTCGGGGCGGGCGGCATCGGCAAGACGAGCCTGGCCGACCGGGTCGCGCACGAGCTGCGCAGCCGGTCCGGCGAGCGCGTGCTGTTCGTGGCGCTGGCGAGTGCCGCGACGCGCGACGACGTGCTGCTCGCGATTGCCGCGGAACTCGGGCTCGAGACGGACGGCTTGCCGAGCGTCGACCGGATCGCCGATGCGTTCGCCGCGTCACCGGGCCTGATCGTGCTCGACAACGCGGAGCACGTCGTCGATCTGGTGGCCGACCTCGTCGATACGCTGACGTCGCGCGCCGCGTCGTTGCGCGTGCTCGTGACGAGTCGCGAGCCGCTGCATATCTCGGTCGAAGCCGTGTTTCGCGTGAGTCCGCTGGCGGTGCCGGACGGCAGCGCATCCGTCGACGAGATCGTGCGCCATTCGGCCGTCGAGCTGTTTCTGGCGCGGATCCGCGCCGCCACGCCCGACTGCGCGGTCGATACGGCCGGCATCAGGCTGATCGGCGATATCTGCCGGCGTCTCGACGGGCTCCCGCTTGCCATCGAACTGGCGGCCGCGCGCGTCGCGACGCTCGGGCTCGAGGTCGTCGCGGCGCGTCTCGACGACCGGCTGAACCTGCTGACGGGCGGGCTTCGCTCGGCACTGCCGCGCCACCAGACGTTGCGCGCGACGTTCGACTGGAGCTACGTGCTGCTGGATGCCGCCGCGCGGTCGTTGTTTCGTCGGATGGCGTGCTTCATCGGCCCGTTCACGTTCGATGCCGCCCGCGAAGTGGCGATGGATCCCGGCATGTCGGCCGCCGAGATGATCGCGGTGCTCGGCGAACTGGTCGCGAAGTCGCTGGTGACCGTCGAGTTCGACGGCGCGCTGGCGCGCTACCGGTTGACGGAATCGACGCGCGCGTACGCGCTCGAGAAGCTGCACAACGAGGGCGAATTCGACGCCATCGCCGAGCGTCATGCGCGCTACGAACGCGAGCAGGGGGAAGCGCGGATGCAGACGCAGGCACAAGCCGCGGACCTGGCGGGCCTGCGTCTCGCCGCGGGCGCGCCGGCGCCGCGCGAGCCCGCGGCGGCCGAGCCGCAGGCGCTGGAAGCGGACGCGCTGGCACTCGCGTTGCGGGAGCCGGCGCGGATGCGTGACTGTTCGATACCGGCGAAGCGAGCGCTCGACGCCATGGAGGCCGGGGGGGCCGCGGTCGTCGACGCGGCGCGCGAGATGCGCTTGCGCGCGGCCTATGCGTCGGCGCTGCTGCATACCGATGGCGATACGCACACGGCCGCCGCGATGTGGGACCGGACGCTCGCGCTCGCGGGCCGGATCGGCGACGAGGCGTTCGACGCGTGTGCGCTGGTCGGGCTGTGGAACACGATGCTGACGCGCTCCGACATCCACGAATCGTTGCGCTACGCGACGCGCTTCGAGCGCGCCGCCGAGCGGCGTGGCGACCGGTCGCAGCGACTGCTGGGGAACGCGATGGTCGCGACCTCGCTGCATTACTTCGGCGAGCACGCGCAGGCGCGCGAGCGGCTGGAGGCGGCGACGGCCGAGCTGGCCGAGGCCGGCGAACCGTCGTGCGCGGAGGCGGCGCTGGGGATCGACGTCGCGACGCTCGGCCGGACGATGCTGACGCGGCTCGTGTGGATGCAGGGCGATCCGGAATATGCGATGCGACTGGCGGCGCAGGCGGTCGAATGCGCGCGCCGCGCCGGGTCGGGGCTGGCGTTGTGCGTCGTGCTCGGCGCCGCGGCCGTACCGATTGCATTGCGCTATGGCGATCACGACGTGATTTCCGATTATCTCGGCACGCTGCGATCGACCGCCGAGGCGAACGGGTTCGACATCTGGCTCAGTCACGCGGAATGTCTGGCCGGGCAGTTCGACATGCAGACCGGGCACCCCGGTGCCGGTCTCGCGCGGCTCGAGCCCGCGCTGCGGCGCATCGAAACGAGCGAATTCCGGCGCGTGCTCGCGCCGCTGACCGTCGCGTACGCGGAAGGGCTGACGCGCACGGGCCGCGCGGCCGAGGCCTGCACGAAGCTCGACGCGACGCTCGCGCGCTGCCGCGCGCACGGCGAGCATCTGTTCGTGCCTGAACTGCTGCGCGCCAGGGGGCTGGCGATGCTCGAACAGGCCCGCACCGCCGACGCGGACCTCGCGATCGCGTGCGAAGCCGACGGGCACCGTCATCTGCTGATGGGAATCCATACCGCGAACGGGCAAGGGGCCGCGATGTGGGCGCTGCGCGGCACGCTCGATCTCGCCGATCACCTGATCGAGCGCGGGCGGACCGGGCAGGCTTCGTCGCTGGTGGCCAACCTGTCGGGACATTTCGATCTGCATTCGCGTGCGTTCGATGTTCGCCGGCTGGCGCGCGTGCAGAACTTCGTGCGCCCGGAGACGACACCGTCGACGGGCCGTACGCGCATGCGGCACGAGGCGGCGGATGCGATGCAGCCGGTGGCGTAG
- a CDS encoding glyoxalase has product MIALKLRQVLRMTAASTAVLGVLLATAPAHADETRLLQSSSARVPAVAVGPQYDTTHVCVAPEDFDRFTDSFVATFGGKKSQQGVFQVTPTPSQTMSQLVFTPSGTISVFGFKTPIPYPFCAERTGYLVTDMDVAMKSARAHGADVIVDTFPDPIGRDAIIRWPGGVNMQLYWHTQAPHYDPLQTVPENRVYVSPESASKLVHDFVAFSRGKVVSDVRKAPGIEIGRPNDTYRRIRIESGFGKMTVLATDGHLPYPFGREMTGYEVPDLAATLKQAQAAGVTVLVPAFTSDGRDAALVQFPGGYVAEIHARSK; this is encoded by the coding sequence ATGATTGCACTGAAGTTGCGACAGGTATTGCGGATGACGGCCGCGTCGACGGCCGTGCTCGGTGTTTTGCTGGCGACCGCGCCGGCCCATGCCGACGAGACGCGCCTGCTCCAGTCCTCGTCCGCGCGTGTGCCGGCCGTCGCGGTCGGCCCGCAATACGACACGACGCACGTGTGCGTCGCGCCGGAAGATTTCGACCGCTTCACCGACAGCTTCGTCGCGACGTTCGGCGGCAAGAAGTCGCAGCAGGGCGTGTTCCAGGTCACGCCGACGCCGAGCCAGACGATGTCGCAGCTCGTGTTCACGCCGTCCGGCACGATCTCGGTGTTCGGCTTCAAGACGCCGATCCCGTATCCGTTCTGCGCGGAGCGCACCGGCTATCTCGTCACCGACATGGACGTCGCGATGAAGTCGGCGCGCGCGCACGGCGCGGACGTGATCGTCGACACGTTCCCCGACCCGATCGGCCGCGACGCGATCATCCGCTGGCCGGGCGGCGTGAACATGCAGCTTTACTGGCACACCCAGGCGCCGCACTACGACCCGCTGCAGACGGTGCCGGAAAACCGCGTGTACGTGTCGCCGGAAAGCGCGAGCAAGCTGGTGCACGACTTCGTCGCGTTCTCGCGCGGCAAGGTCGTGTCCGACGTGCGCAAGGCGCCGGGCATCGAGATCGGCCGGCCGAACGATACGTATCGCCGCATCCGCATCGAGTCGGGTTTCGGCAAGATGACCGTGCTGGCGACGGACGGCCATCTTCCTTATCCGTTCGGCCGCGAGATGACGGGCTACGAAGTGCCGGACCTGGCCGCGACGCTGAAGCAGGCGCAGGCCGCGGGCGTGACCGTGCTGGTGCCGGCGTTCACGTCGGACGGGCGCGATGCCGCGCTCGTGCAGTTCCCGGGCGGCTACGTCGCCGAGATCCACGCGCGGTCGAAATAA
- a CDS encoding LysR family transcriptional regulator, protein MDKFSALRAFVEVAEAGGFSSAGRRLELAASSVVRAVDALEASLGTVLLNRTTRQVTLSDAGAVYYARAKQLLEELAEADALVSDRGDEPSGPLRVSVPVAYGVRRIAPHVAAFLARYPKLDLDLQLTDERVDLVTGRIDVAIRLGEAAPSAEVVARQLGTFHRYVVASHDYLDTHGTPSAPGELVEHGCLRFHFGGDQQAWAFADAHGTTKVLVAGRLKSNHSEVLRDAVLDGAGIALLPDWLVDADVQSGRLRRLFEQYDVTPDAARSVVTALYLPNQRGSKRVTAFIDFVESLARAQH, encoded by the coding sequence ATGGACAAATTCTCCGCGCTGCGCGCGTTCGTGGAAGTAGCGGAAGCCGGCGGCTTCTCGAGCGCGGGGCGGCGTCTCGAACTCGCGGCGTCGTCGGTGGTGCGCGCGGTGGATGCACTCGAGGCGTCGCTGGGCACCGTGCTGCTGAACCGCACGACGCGACAGGTCACGCTGTCCGATGCGGGCGCCGTGTACTACGCACGCGCGAAGCAGCTGCTCGAGGAACTCGCGGAAGCCGACGCGCTGGTCTCCGATCGCGGCGACGAGCCGTCCGGGCCGCTGCGCGTGTCGGTGCCGGTCGCGTACGGCGTGCGCCGCATCGCGCCGCACGTCGCGGCCTTCCTCGCGCGTTATCCGAAGCTCGACCTCGACCTGCAGCTCACCGACGAACGCGTCGATCTCGTCACCGGCCGGATCGATGTCGCGATCCGGCTCGGCGAAGCGGCGCCGTCCGCGGAAGTCGTCGCGCGGCAGCTCGGCACGTTCCATCGTTATGTCGTCGCGAGCCACGACTACCTCGATACGCACGGCACGCCGTCCGCGCCGGGCGAGCTGGTCGAGCACGGGTGCCTGCGCTTTCACTTCGGCGGCGACCAGCAGGCCTGGGCGTTTGCCGATGCGCACGGCACGACGAAAGTGCTCGTCGCCGGGCGCCTGAAATCGAACCACAGCGAAGTGTTGCGCGATGCCGTACTCGACGGCGCCGGCATCGCGCTGCTGCCCGACTGGCTGGTCGATGCCGATGTCCAGTCGGGCCGCCTGCGCCGGCTCTTCGAGCAGTACGACGTCACGCCCGACGCGGCCCGCTCGGTCGTCACCGCACTCTACCTGCCGAATCAGCGCGGCTCGAAACGCGTCACGGCGTTCATCGATTTCGTCGAGTCGCTGGCACGCGCGCAGCACTGA
- a CDS encoding FAD binding domain-containing protein: MSDVSSPLAVVIGGSVGGLFTATALRAAGWRVKVFEQSPNDLDSRGGGIVLQAPIERAFTFGGVPVPRDAGVDSVDRIYLDEHDRIVQRLYMPQTQTAWNVIYTALRRALPAGIVHAGVSFERFAQEGGSVIAHFADGRVEQADLLVGADGGRSNVRAQLLPDARPAYAGYVAWRGLVDEHLLPDTVLRVLRDRFTFQQGDAHLFLTYLVPGRDGAIEPGKRRVNWVWYRRLAQDRVPSLFLAQDGTQRDGSLPPGAMRDDNRLELVEAGRRMLAPTLAALVDATHAPFAQAILDLSVERMAFGRTVLLGDAACLVRPHTAAGVAKAAENAVGLAEALRGVGRGPAFDAALSRWEALQLATNASLSELGISLGTRIMGRA; the protein is encoded by the coding sequence ATGAGCGACGTTTCGAGCCCGCTGGCGGTCGTCATCGGCGGATCGGTGGGCGGGCTTTTCACCGCGACCGCGCTGCGTGCGGCCGGATGGCGCGTCAAGGTGTTCGAGCAATCGCCGAACGACCTCGACAGCCGCGGCGGCGGCATCGTGCTGCAAGCGCCGATCGAACGCGCATTCACGTTCGGCGGCGTGCCCGTGCCGCGCGATGCGGGCGTCGATTCGGTCGACCGGATCTATCTCGACGAACACGACCGGATCGTCCAACGCCTTTACATGCCGCAAACGCAGACCGCGTGGAACGTGATCTACACGGCGCTGAGGCGCGCGCTGCCCGCCGGCATCGTGCACGCCGGCGTATCGTTCGAGCGGTTCGCGCAGGAGGGCGGCAGCGTGATCGCGCATTTCGCGGACGGCCGCGTCGAGCAGGCCGACCTGCTGGTCGGCGCCGACGGCGGCCGCTCGAACGTCCGCGCGCAACTGCTTCCCGATGCGCGGCCCGCGTATGCGGGTTATGTCGCGTGGCGCGGGCTCGTCGACGAGCACCTGCTTCCCGATACGGTGCTGCGGGTACTGCGCGACCGCTTCACGTTTCAGCAAGGCGACGCGCATCTGTTCCTGACCTATCTGGTACCCGGCCGCGACGGCGCGATCGAACCGGGCAAACGGCGCGTGAACTGGGTCTGGTACCGGCGGCTCGCGCAGGATCGCGTGCCGTCGCTGTTCCTGGCGCAGGACGGCACGCAGCGCGACGGTTCGCTGCCGCCCGGCGCGATGCGGGACGACAACCGGCTCGAACTCGTGGAGGCCGGCCGCCGGATGCTCGCGCCGACGCTCGCCGCGCTCGTCGACGCGACGCACGCGCCGTTTGCGCAGGCGATCCTGGATCTCTCGGTCGAGCGCATGGCGTTCGGCCGCACGGTGTTGCTCGGCGACGCGGCCTGCCTCGTCCGGCCGCACACGGCCGCCGGCGTCGCGAAAGCGGCGGAGAATGCGGTCGGTCTCGCCGAGGCGCTGCGCGGCGTCGGGCGCGGCCCCGCGTTCGACGCCGCGCTGTCGCGCTGGGAAGCCCTTCAACTCGCGACCAATGCGTCGCTGTCCGAACTCGGCATCTCGCTCGGCACGCGGATCATGGGGCGCGCGTGA
- a CDS encoding DsbA family oxidoreductase, producing MKPLEVTVTYDLICPWCWIAEHRLAEAIDEAGLAGNVSVRFVPFELNPTMPAGGIDRKAYRSAKFGSWARSQALDAHVAEAGRSAGLVFDHARIARTPNTRLAHRLVWFAQQRGSAVALVDALFAAYFRDGRDIGDADVLVEIAAGTGLPGDAVRAFLASGEGLDAVVVLEADAVREGVASVPSTRIGLSVVSGAQPAAVFRDALIAAQRAPDRAA from the coding sequence ATGAAACCCCTCGAAGTGACGGTGACCTACGATCTCATCTGCCCGTGGTGTTGGATTGCGGAGCACCGGCTCGCGGAGGCGATCGACGAAGCCGGCCTGGCCGGCAACGTGAGCGTCCGGTTCGTGCCGTTCGAACTGAACCCGACGATGCCGGCCGGCGGCATCGACCGCAAGGCGTACCGGAGCGCGAAGTTCGGCAGTTGGGCGCGCTCGCAGGCACTCGACGCGCATGTGGCCGAAGCCGGACGGTCGGCGGGCCTCGTATTCGATCATGCGCGGATCGCGCGCACGCCGAACACGCGCCTTGCACACCGGCTCGTCTGGTTCGCGCAGCAACGCGGCAGCGCGGTCGCGCTCGTCGATGCGCTGTTTGCCGCGTATTTCCGCGACGGCCGCGATATCGGCGATGCGGACGTGCTGGTCGAGATTGCGGCCGGCACCGGTTTGCCGGGCGACGCGGTGCGTGCATTCCTGGCGTCCGGCGAAGGGCTCGACGCGGTGGTCGTGCTCGAAGCGGATGCGGTGCGCGAAGGCGTCGCTTCGGTGCCGTCGACGCGCATCGGGCTGTCGGTCGTCAGCGGCGCGCAGCCGGCTGCCGTCTTTCGCGATGCGTTGATTGCCGCGCAGCGTGCGCCTGACCGGGCGGCCTGA
- a CDS encoding helix-turn-helix domain-containing protein → MPAPLVAPPAAPKDTLGCISSLLSKDIERSVGGLTLHRKCMRDEQFERIEMAASDRGFLIGVSLNGGHRRTIYGGAGKSERRFQHNSIYIRDFSRNFRADLYGKFDFLLVELSRSYLDRLGREHGGTEIGGLTCAPDVQDAVLGHLAHAVANSLDAPGALNTLFVEQMGLAIGTHLACRYGNAHARDLQRKGLLSPAKAALAKELLMEKANLGVSIEEVANECDLSRGYFIRAFSRTTGRTPHQWLLEQRVIRARQLIETTDMTLAEIAAVCGFADQSHLNRVFARIVGHPPGAWRRELSR, encoded by the coding sequence ATGCCAGCCCCCCTCGTCGCGCCACCGGCGGCGCCGAAAGACACGCTCGGATGCATCTCGAGCCTGCTATCCAAGGATATTGAAAGGTCGGTCGGTGGCCTGACGCTCCACCGCAAATGCATGCGCGACGAGCAATTCGAGCGCATCGAGATGGCGGCCAGCGATCGCGGATTCCTGATCGGCGTGTCGCTGAATGGCGGGCACCGGCGCACGATCTACGGCGGGGCCGGCAAATCCGAGCGGCGGTTTCAGCACAACTCGATCTACATTCGCGACTTTTCCCGGAATTTCCGCGCCGACCTGTACGGCAAATTCGACTTCCTGCTCGTCGAGCTGTCGCGCAGCTACCTCGACCGCCTCGGCCGCGAGCACGGCGGAACGGAAATCGGCGGCCTGACCTGCGCGCCCGACGTGCAGGACGCGGTGCTGGGCCATCTCGCGCACGCCGTCGCCAACAGCCTCGACGCGCCGGGCGCGCTGAACACGCTGTTCGTCGAGCAGATGGGGCTCGCGATCGGCACGCATCTCGCATGCCGCTACGGCAATGCGCACGCGCGCGACCTGCAGCGCAAGGGCCTGCTGTCGCCGGCCAAGGCGGCGCTCGCCAAGGAACTTCTGATGGAAAAGGCGAACCTCGGCGTGTCGATCGAGGAAGTGGCCAACGAATGCGATCTGTCGCGCGGCTATTTCATCCGCGCGTTCTCGCGAACGACGGGACGCACGCCGCATCAATGGCTGCTCGAACAGCGCGTGATCCGCGCCCGGCAACTGATCGAGACGACCGACATGACGCTCGCGGAAATCGCGGCCGTCTGCGGCTTCGCGGACCAGAGCCACCTGAACCGCGTGTTCGCCCGCATCGTCGGCCATCCGCCCGGCGCATGGCGGCGCGAACTGTCGCGCTGA
- a CDS encoding YoaK family protein yields the protein MPSQPVTAGTAPAPDHVRGEDVFLASIAGYVDTLGFVALFGLFTAHVTGNFILIGSGLAGVGQGLAIKWLAFPAFIAGIVGARVLDHRMRSLGHGVRARSLYALQAVLLAGFMLAGVMASPIADADAPRTILCGLLGAAAMGVQNAHGRLTARSVVANTVMTGNVTQAVIDAFDWLVPLAAPAEREAARVRLRRTLPPVASFAIGAGAGAAAYVFAAFWALALPLAALCFLAYQSGRPDERPTSR from the coding sequence ATGCCGTCGCAGCCGGTAACCGCGGGCACCGCCCCAGCGCCCGATCATGTGCGCGGCGAGGACGTGTTTCTCGCGTCGATCGCGGGTTATGTCGACACGCTCGGCTTCGTCGCGCTGTTCGGCCTGTTCACCGCGCACGTCACCGGCAACTTCATCCTGATCGGTTCGGGGCTGGCCGGCGTCGGGCAAGGGCTCGCGATCAAGTGGCTCGCGTTTCCGGCCTTCATCGCCGGCATCGTCGGCGCGCGCGTGCTCGACCACCGGATGCGTTCGCTGGGCCACGGCGTGCGCGCGCGTTCGCTGTATGCGCTGCAGGCCGTGCTGCTGGCCGGGTTCATGCTGGCCGGCGTGATGGCGTCGCCGATCGCCGATGCCGATGCGCCGAGGACGATCCTGTGCGGCCTGCTCGGCGCCGCGGCGATGGGCGTCCAGAACGCACACGGCCGGCTGACGGCCCGCTCGGTCGTCGCCAATACGGTGATGACGGGCAATGTCACGCAGGCGGTGATCGATGCATTCGACTGGCTCGTGCCGCTCGCGGCGCCGGCCGAACGGGAAGCCGCGCGCGTGCGGCTGCGGCGCACGCTGCCGCCGGTCGCGAGCTTTGCGATCGGTGCCGGCGCGGGGGCGGCGGCCTATGTGTTCGCCGCCTTCTGGGCGCTGGCGTTGCCGCTTGCGGCGCTGTGCTTCCTCGCCTATCAATCCGGTCGGCCCGACGAGCGGCCGACGTCACGCTGA
- a CDS encoding TetR/AcrR family transcriptional regulator yields the protein MTERKRSTPARERGTDADGNAVTPGRRLAPEARERQIVEKAIEHFATHGFSGSTRELARQIGVTQPLLYRYFPSKEALIDRVYDEIYTWNPDWEKLIADRTLSLQDRLVAFYRAYAQTILRREWIRTFIFAGLSREGFNTRYLSRLRERVFLPVLRELRHEYDIATPATEAQRNAEIELVWSLHASIFYLGVRKWVYGLPVPDDLDTEIERLIDAFLNGTPAALKQLASGATARRRRRT from the coding sequence ATGACCGAAAGAAAACGCAGCACGCCGGCCCGCGAGCGCGGGACGGACGCCGACGGCAACGCCGTCACGCCGGGCCGCCGGCTCGCGCCGGAAGCGCGCGAGCGGCAGATCGTCGAGAAGGCGATCGAGCACTTCGCGACGCACGGCTTTTCCGGCAGCACGCGCGAGCTCGCGCGGCAGATCGGCGTCACCCAGCCGCTGCTGTACCGATACTTCCCGAGCAAGGAGGCGCTGATCGATCGCGTGTACGACGAGATCTACACGTGGAATCCCGACTGGGAAAAACTGATCGCCGATCGCACGCTGTCGCTGCAGGATCGGCTCGTCGCGTTCTACCGCGCGTACGCGCAAACCATCCTGCGGCGCGAATGGATCCGCACCTTCATCTTCGCGGGGCTCAGCCGCGAGGGGTTCAACACGCGCTACCTGTCGCGGCTGCGCGAACGCGTCTTCCTGCCGGTGCTGCGCGAGCTGCGGCACGAATACGACATCGCCACGCCGGCGACGGAAGCCCAGCGCAATGCGGAAATCGAACTGGTCTGGAGCCTGCACGCGAGCATCTTCTATCTCGGCGTCCGCAAGTGGGTCTACGGCCTGCCGGTGCCCGACGATCTCGACACCGAAATCGAACGGCTGATCGACGCATTCCTGAACGGCACGCCCGCCGCGCTGAAGCAGCTCGCGTCGGGCGCGACCGCCCGGCGCCGCCGGCGCACCTGA